Proteins co-encoded in one Sulfurimonas sp. HSL1-2 genomic window:
- a CDS encoding DMT family transporter: MAGWIVLAMVLWGIGWPALKVVTDTAVPVETVTFLRFAIMAVSFLPILYWRRKPLRLNRRTLRFSIAAGALNVAFMYFAFWGVQTGSAGAGGVIITVASPILTALLALLVFRTRVTPPQLLGLGVGLFGGMLMLEVWHADLLHSGNVFFIGSAIVWAVLTLLGQQSHTEMEPIHFNFWLAVFAVPIALVPALPAGLGTVLDQDWRFWTGLLFLAIMGQTVASTIYFVAAGKIGSARAGSYMFLVPLTALAASFLLLGERPSFWLVAGGAVSTAAVYFINARKR; this comes from the coding sequence ATGGCGGGTTGGATCGTACTGGCGATGGTGTTGTGGGGCATCGGCTGGCCCGCGCTCAAGGTCGTGACGGATACTGCCGTCCCGGTCGAGACGGTCACCTTTCTGCGCTTCGCCATCATGGCGGTTTCCTTCCTGCCCATCCTCTACTGGCGGCGCAAGCCGCTGCGCCTCAACCGCCGGACGCTGCGCTTCTCCATCGCCGCGGGCGCGCTCAACGTCGCCTTTATGTACTTTGCCTTCTGGGGTGTGCAGACGGGCAGCGCCGGGGCGGGCGGGGTCATCATTACCGTGGCCAGCCCCATCCTCACCGCCCTGCTCGCACTGCTTGTGTTCCGCACCCGCGTCACCCCGCCGCAGCTGCTCGGCCTCGGCGTCGGGCTGTTCGGCGGGATGCTGATGCTGGAGGTGTGGCACGCCGACCTTCTGCACAGCGGCAACGTCTTCTTTATCGGCAGCGCGATTGTCTGGGCCGTACTCACCCTGCTGGGGCAGCAGTCGCACACGGAGATGGAGCCCATCCATTTCAACTTCTGGCTGGCGGTTTTCGCGGTGCCCATCGCGCTCGTTCCGGCGCTGCCTGCGGGGCTGGGCACGGTGCTGGACCAGGACTGGCGTTTCTGGACGGGGCTGCTCTTTCTGGCCATCATGGGACAGACGGTGGCCTCGACCATCTACTTTGTCGCGGCGGGCAAGATCGGCTCGGCCAGGGCCGGAAGCTATATGTTCCTCGTCCCGCTGACCGCCCTGGCGGCCAGTTTCCTGCTGCTGGGCGAACGCCCCTCCTTCTGGCTCGTGGCG
- a CDS encoding phage baseplate assembly protein V has translation MNTRFFGVYRGIVLDKKDSQNRKRLAVRIPDVSAEIEQWAEPCIPRGSRQMPKVGDAVWVMFEAGDPSRPVWIGTLFGNGMPQDPL, from the coding sequence ATGAACACTCGGTTTTTCGGCGTATATCGCGGGATCGTTTTGGACAAAAAAGACTCGCAAAACAGGAAAAGACTCGCGGTGCGTATTCCCGATGTGTCGGCGGAAATAGAGCAGTGGGCGGAGCCGTGTATTCCGAGGGGTTCACGGCAGATGCCGAAAGTAGGCGATGCCGTCTGGGTGATGTTTGAAGCGGGAGACCCCTCACGCCCGGTCTGGATCGGTACACTCTTCGGCAATGGGATGCCCCAGGACCCGCTATAG